In Mycobacteriales bacterium, the genomic window ACGTCCTTCGCGGTCTCCTCGGCGCTGTTGACCAGCGTCACCTGGTCGCCCATCACCAGCGAGATGACGCCGGCGAGCAGCGGGTAGTGCGTGCAGCCGAGCACGACGACGTCGACGTCGGCCGCCTGCAACGGGTCGAGGTAGGTCTGGGTCAGCCCGAGGATCTGCCGGCCGCTGGTCGTCCCCCGCTCGACGAAGTCCACGAACCGTGGGCAGGCCACGCCGTTGACCTGCACCTGCGGCGCCGCCGCGAAGGCGTCGTCGTAGGCGCGGCTGGCGATGGTCGCAGCGGTGCCGATGACACCGACCCGGCCGGTGCGGGTCGCGGCCACCGCCCGGCGTACGGCGGGGACGATCACCTCGACGACCGGTACGTCGTAGCGTTCCCGGGCGTCACGCAGGCAGGCCGCGCTCGCCGAGTTGCAGGCGATGACCAGCATCTTCACGCCGGTCGACACGATGTGATCCATGACCTCGAGGGCGAACTTGCGCACCTCGGCGATGGGGCGCGGACCGTAGGGCACGTGGGCGGTGTCGCCGACGTAGCGGAGTTCCTCGTGCGGC contains:
- the murI gene encoding glutamate racemase, producing the protein MSVSPDAPIGIFDSGVGGLTVARAILDQLPHEELRYVGDTAHVPYGPRPIAEVRKFALEVMDHIVSTGVKMLVIACNSASAACLRDARERYDVPVVEVIVPAVRRAVAATRTGRVGVIGTAATIASRAYDDAFAAAPQVQVNGVACPRFVDFVERGTTSGRQILGLTQTYLDPLQAADVDVVVLGCTHYPLLAGVISLVMGDQVTLVNSAEETAKDVFRVLTERDALRPADLPAPRHRFLATGDPAPFARLGRRFLGPEIAMVEPADFGAVSS